The following are encoded together in the Sulfurirhabdus autotrophica genome:
- the moaD gene encoding molybdopterin converting factor subunit 1, whose protein sequence is MLKLLYFARLRETFGLAEEELELPAQVINVQTLTELLRQRGEVWEVGLASGKPYRVAVNQEMVGPGTIIRDGDEIAFFPPVTGG, encoded by the coding sequence ATGCTTAAGTTATTATATTTCGCCAGATTACGCGAGACATTCGGCTTGGCAGAAGAAGAGCTGGAATTGCCAGCGCAGGTCATTAACGTTCAAACCTTAACTGAGCTATTACGTCAGCGTGGAGAAGTTTGGGAAGTAGGGTTGGCATCTGGAAAACCTTATCGCGTTGCAGTGAATCAGGAAATGGTAGGGCCAGGCACTATCATTCGTGATGGTGATGAAATCGCTTTCTTTCCGCCTGTCACCGGAGGGTAA